From Epinephelus lanceolatus isolate andai-2023 chromosome 2, ASM4190304v1, whole genome shotgun sequence, one genomic window encodes:
- the slc12a4 gene encoding solute carrier family 12 member 4 — protein sequence MPHFTVVPVKDQAQSSYDSLEGINWVDYRDTGQDYPDHQDTVSSDGHGNHKEDSPFLNSADAASKKNDFYDRNLALFEEELDIRPKVSSLLSRLVSYTNISQGAKEHEEEESAEASRRKTPKSPNMGTLMGVYLPCLQNIFGVILFLRLTWIVGMAGIMQSLLIVLMCCSCTMLTAISMSAIATNGVVPAGGAYFMISRSLGPEFGGAVGLCFYLGTTFASAMYILGAIEIFLKYLVPQAAIFHATDPLGSDSAMLNNMRVYGSICLSLMAVVVFVGVKYVNKLASLFLACVIISIVSIYAGALKSMTHPPEFPICMLGNRTLVRDRFDVCAKTVTKGNVTVPSQLWERFCLPGNMSSAQCDDYFLQNNVTEIQGIPGLGSGIIRENMWGDYQQKGEILEKAGLPSGDAHSAMENFGMYVSADIATSFTLLVGIFFPSATGIMAGSNRSGDLRDAQKSIPVGTILAITTTSLVYLSSVVLFGSCIEGVVLRDKFGDAVRKNLVVGTLSWPSPWVIVIGSFFSTVGAGLQSLTGAPRLLQAIAKDNIIPFLRVFGHGKTNGEPTWALLLTGLIAELGILIASLDMVAPILSMFFLMCYLFVNLACAVQTLLRTPNWRPRFKYYHWALSFLGMSMCLALMFISSWYYAIVAMGIAGMIYKYIEYQGAEKEWGDGIRGLSLSAARYALLRLEVGPPHTKNWRPQLLVLLKLDEDLHVKYPRLLTFASQLKAGKGLTIVGSIIQGNFLDSYGEMQAAEQAIKNMMEIERVKGFCQVVVASKVREGIVHLIQSCGLGGMKHNTVVMGWPYGWRQSEDPRAWKTFINTVRCTTAAHLALMVPKNVSFYPSNHERFTDGNIDVWWIVHDGGMLMLLPFLLKLHKVWRKCQMRIFTVAQMDDNSIQMKKDLATFLYQLRIEAEVEVVEMHDSDISAYTYERTLMMEQRSQMLRQMRLSSAERQREAQLVKDRHSLVRMGSLYSDEEEEVVEAPPEKVQMTWTKEKCEAERRNRNNAPENFRELMSLKPDQSNVRRMHTAVKLNEVIVNRSHDARLVLLNMPGPPRNTDGDENYMEFLEVLTEGLERVLLVRGGGREVITIYS from the exons GACATGGGAATCATAAAGAAGACAGTCCATTTCTCAACAGTGCTGATGCTGCCAGCAAGAAAAATGACTTCTATGACAGGAACTTGGCATTGTTTGAG GAAGAGCTGGACATCCGGCCTAAGGTTTCCTCTCTGCTCAGCCGCTTGGTCAGCTACACCAACATCAGCCAGGGAGCCAaggagcatgaggaggaggagagtgctGAAGCCTCACGTAGGAAGACCCCCAAG TCTCCCAACATGGGCACTCTGATGGGAGTCTACTTGCCGTGCCTGCAGAACATCTTTGGTGTCATTCTTTTCCTACGACTGACATGGATCGTTGGGATGGCTGGCATCATGCAATCCCTCCTGATTGTCCTCATGTGCTGCTCGTGT ACAATGCTCACAGCCATATCAATGAGTGCCATTGCTACTAATGGGGTTGTCCCAG CTGGAGGGGCATACTTCATGATCTCCCGCTCCCTTGGCCCTGAGTTTGGAGGAGCTGTGGGTCTGTGCTTCTACTTGGGCACCACCTTTGCTTCTGCCATGTACATACTGGGGGCCATCGAAATCTTCTTG aaATATCTGGTGCCCCAGGCGGCCATCTTTCATGCCACAGACCCCCTGGGGAGTGACAGTGCCATGCTGAACAATATGCGAGTCTACGGCTCTATCTGCCTCAGCCTGATGGCTGTGGTGGTCTTTGTCGGAGTCAAATATGTCAACAAGCTGGCCTCTCTTTTCCTGGCCTGCGTCATTATCTCAATTGTATCCATCTATGCTGGGGCACTCAAATCCATGACTCATCCCCCAGAATTCCC GATCTGCATGCTGGGAAACAGGACTTTGGTGAGAGATCGCTTCGATGTGTGTGCTAAGACTGTGACAAAGGGCAACGTCACAGTGCCCAGTCAGCTGTGGGAAAGATTTTGTCTGCCGGGGAACATGAGCAGCGCTCAGTGTGATGACTACTTCCTCCAGAACAATGTGACGGAGATACAGGGCATCCCTGGACTGGGCAGTGGGATTATTCGGG AAAACATGTGGGGCGACTACCAACAGAAAGGGGAGATCTTAGAGAAAGCGGGGCTACCATCTGGGGATGCCCACAGTGCCATGGAGAACTTTGGCATGTATGTGTCAGCAGATATCGCTACATCATTCACACTTTTGGTGGGGATCTTCTTCCCATCTGCCACAG GTATCATGGCAGGCTCCAACAGATCTGGTGATCTTCGTGATGCTCAGAAGTCTATTCCTGTGGGAACTATCTTAGCCATAACCACTACTTCACTTGTTT ATTTAAGTTCTGTGGTCCTGTTTGGGTCATGTATCGAAGGAGTAGTCCTGAGGGACAA GTTTGGGGACGCTGTTCGAAAAAACTTGGTGGTGGGAACGCTCTCCTGGCCGTCTCCATGGGTTATTGTCATTGGCTCCTTCTTCTCTACAGTCGGGGCGGGCCTGCAGTCCCTCACTGGGGCTCCCCGACTTCTGCAGGCTATTGCCAAGGACAACATCATTCCTTTCCTCAGG GTGTTTGGTCATGGAAAGACCAACGGAGAGCCAACATGGGCCCTACTACTGACTGGTCTCATTGCTGAGCTGGGCATCCTTATTGCCTCACTGGATATGGTGGCTCCTATCCTTTCCAT GTTCTTCTTGATGTGCTATCTTTTCGTGAACTTAGCCTGTGCAGTTCAGACTCTTTTACGCACACCCAACTGGAGGCCAAGGTTCAAATATTACCACTG GGCTCTGTCCTTCCTTGGCATGAGTATGTGTCTGGCTCTAATGTTCATCTCCTCCTGGTACTATGCTATAGTGGCCATGGGCATCGCTGGGATGATCTACAAGTACATTGAGTACCAGGG cgcAGAGAAGGAGTGGGGAGACGGTATAAGAGGACTGTCTCTTAGTGCTGCACGATACGCCCTGTTGAGACTAGAGGTCGGACCCCCGCACACCAAGAACTGGAG ACCTCAGCTGCTTGTGCTGTTGAAGCTGGACGAGGACCTCCATGTAAAATATCCCCGACTGCTCACCTTTGCTTCACAGCTGAAGGCAGGAAAGGGTCTGACCATCGTGGGCTCCATCATCCAGGGCAACTTCCTTGACAGCTATGGGGAAATGCAGGCAGCTGAGCAG gCCATTAAGAATATGATGGAGATTGAGCGAGTCAAGGGTTTCTGCCAGGTCGTGGTGGCATCTAAGGTGCGGGAGGGTATTGTCCATCTGATTCAGTCTTGTGGCTTGGGGGGCATGAAGCACAACACTGTGGTGATGGGCTGGCCGTACGGCTGGAGACAGAGTGAGGACCCTCGTGCCTGGAAGACTTTTATCA ACACAGTCCGCTGCACCACAGCTGCCCACCTGGCCCTGATGGTGCCCAAAAATGTGTCCTTCTATCCGAGCAACCATGAGCGCTTCACAGATGGCAACATTGACGTTTGGTGGATCGTCCATGATGGGGGgatgctaatgctgctgccttTCCTGCTCAAACTGCATAAA GTTTGGAGGAAATGCCAGATGCGCATCTTCACTGTAGCCCAGATGGACGACAACAGTATCCAGATGAAGAAAGATCTGGCCACGTTCCTTTACCAGCTGAGAATAGAGgctgaggtggaggtggtggagatg CATGACAGTGACATCTCAGCATACACCTATGAGCGAACCCTAATGATGGAGCAGAGGTCCCAGATGTTGAGGCAAATGAGGCTTTCCAgtgcagaaagacaaagagag GCCCAGCTGGTGAAGGACAGACACTCTTTAGTGCGTATGGGAAGTCTATACtcagatgaagaggaggaggtggtggaagCTCCTCCGGAGAAGGTTCAGATGACATGGACAAAGGAGAAGTGTGAGGCTGAGAGGAGGAACCGAAACAATGCACCTGAGAACTTCAGAGAGCTCATGAGCCTCAAACC GGACCAGTCCAATGTGCGGCGGATGCATACAGCTGTGAAGCTAAATGAGGTAATAGTCAACAGGTCCCATGATGCTCGATTAGTTCTGCTCAACATGCCAGGACCACCTCGAAACACAGACGGAGATGAGAATT ATATGGAGTTTCTGGAAGTGTTGACTGAAGGCTTGGAAAGAGTGCTGCTGGTCCGAGGCGGAGGTCGGGAGGTTATCACCATCTACTCATGA